In Schistocerca serialis cubense isolate TAMUIC-IGC-003099 chromosome 3, iqSchSeri2.2, whole genome shotgun sequence, the following proteins share a genomic window:
- the LOC126470688 gene encoding uncharacterized protein LOC126470688, which yields MSVKEALCIASKVFEGNKKDLREFIKNVDAAFELVKPEEHETLLKFVKAKITGEARSRLQVRERTGTWQEVKRVLEENYASKRTIDYYACKIFQARQGQGEPIAMWASRIDEMQRDFREAVNRVTARENLRGAIELVDSLGRACFIQGLSNDRIQTIVRSRGDEITLAAAVELALQEESAILSMKERGLAPRVTYTRNKEAVKNVRESKELKCFSCGLRGHIASKCRKSRPEHRVRAMTGKEFTNFCYGCDKPGHTDMECRVR from the coding sequence ATGTCAGTAAAGGAGGCCTTATGTATTGCGTCGAAAGTGTTCGAAGGGAACAAGAAGGATTTAAGAGAATTTATCAAAAATGTAGATGCAGCTTTTGAATTAGTAAAGCCTGAGGAACACGAAACGTTATTGAAGTTCGTTAAAGCAAAGATAACCGGTGAGGCCAGGTCGAGATTGCAGGTGCGTGAACGCACAGGTACGTGGCAAGAGGTGAAACGCGTTTTAGAGGAAAATTATGCCAGTAAGCGTACTATAGACTACTACGCATGTAAAATTTTCCAAGCCAGACAGGGACAAGGGGAACCGATAGCAATGTGGGCAAGCAGAATTGATGAAATGCAGAGAGACTTTCGAGAAGCGGTAAACAGAGTtacggccagagaaaacttgagagGTGCAATAGAACTAGTTGATTCCTTAGGAAGAGCGTGCTTTATACAGGGTTTAAGTAATGACAGAATACAAACAATAGTGAGAAGCAGAGGCGATGAAATTACGTTGGCAGCAGCTGTGGAGTTGGCACTGCAGGAAGAGAGTGCGATATTGTCCATGAAAGAGCGGGGACTAGCCCCGAGGGTAACGTACACTCGAAATAAGGAAGCTGTAAAAAACGTGAGAGAAAGTAAAGAGTTGAAATGTTTCAGTTGTGGGCTGAGGGGTCACATAGCCAGCAAGTGTAGGAAAAGCAGGCCAGAGCATAGAGTACGAGCCATGACGGGTAAAGAATTTACAAACTTTTGCTATGGGTGTGACAAGCCGGGACACACAGACATGGAATGCAGGGTGCGTTAA